One part of the Kryptolebias marmoratus isolate JLee-2015 linkage group LG2, ASM164957v2, whole genome shotgun sequence genome encodes these proteins:
- the wdr81 gene encoding WD repeat-containing protein 81 yields the protein MDWLTQAVEKDLGVDRRQLGPGPRSREVVALVPLRWVMGLRERRVVRCARFESISAAEICTYLRSSQAKLPPGWTRVCIQGLRKRKLSYRLIRDTCHHQTEMLSQDSYVKSMQCVSQHNVRNLWREAHHKLVQTYTGPSEQMHVAAVHAVRHALEKLFNLTFISPDKVSPSVSPAREKDKDSFLPSGSSYFSKPQSDTLCPNVLPAECLLETAEMLYVILPYTQYSLHDIVSFSPAKLANSHAKVLFIIYQILIALQACHTAGLSCGELSLQDVAVDEQLCSHLKLNLAHYEDLGAEKDEVSDVCARQEPKSALPKEIKCVSQENNSICKDCFDELKTLVLDWVHGRVSNFHYLMELNRLAGRREGDPNYHPVLPWVVDFTVPFGKFRDLRRSKFRLNKGDKQLDFTYEMTKEALAAAGGNGMGVGSVVGDLGGLGSGSPGQSEHLHVPHHISDVLSDITYYVYKARQTPKSVLCSHVRSQWEPNEYPATMERMQSWTPDECIPEFYTDPSIFRSIHPDMPDLDVPSWCKSCEEFIEVHRRLLESREVSQHLHHWIDLTFGYKLSGKEAIKAKNVCLHLVDNHTNLTSYGVVQLFDQPHPPRLSSSQYAPAEPPLLGLATLNVPSLHIPPMSTAADTVDGMVPESTGCESTTWATVDRDEELEQGTEALDSLASSGSSTSVSCSVPLPTISAGGGKMGGEHTPLVVSQSPSSFPGDFTSGMGPSLRSAVLQRGGPMNKKQGENVSSTSAEEIKIILPEGFSPLQPLEELEKLNNFLVKSLHAEVWHPATSRGPMREGLIIDSQTSLTQLYQRDMQALGVLIGEIFYSAKLRGLKPETPLRKRFQAVMKLCSTNLRDVPLSLHHALQTLLLIEKHSGAALRKVQDCPDPLLFKYDPICDGLPPPNPHQLLNSIITPFPFPSYFAALHNFIFSYHSNMSTVCNPQGRDIVFHLWQQLEALLRSNITAEGLEILLPFILTLMLEETTAVYAAWYLFEPISRVLGPRNANKYLLKPLINVYENPHCLKGRFYLYTDCFILQLIMRLGLQAFLSNLLPHVLQVITGFESCISGTGGETYKGLRTGMCNLGEEEDEDFQCGKVQPSSGSVAGSMGGSSGVGGGVGLGGDAGMVDYSSGISLSDQVFLSEAEDFQNEFYVNSEAGVSSGKQHSQNSASKDQDQESFSVGKLSDKSSTSELSLGDDSVRDRASLKSADSSQDLKHASEGEDGGELEEEEVIHDTKEGTDHPAALNSQFTDSGATVATLEGEILNGLTLEETENRTVEGQEEDDCRDPSEESEEKEQKILLDTVCKTVRWLSAKLGPTVTSRYVARNLLRLLTNCYIGPENHQFVAAPSEESHLESMGMGSVYEKKPVVGDHTAGPVLDCLIYIAQLYGEPVLTYQYLPYIGYLVSPPSSQRLNTRKEASLLGAVALTQKIIVFLSDTTLMDMLMKINQDVLLPLLDLLTTPRMGFPSGVQTRTAVCVKTLSLMALICLRIGREMVQQHMADTLRRFFAVFSVLQALQSQLNDAPQRVVGEVTVVDVCTPEESNVTYEMGVLEELQTVFNPEMAHASYIPFYCLIGDTAIRKVVPNHELVWHLAQSYHQSVSQGGPETNRTSSSRLESLPSSGFDRNLVCSPFPSPSSNATTQGDSLPESGTFGSHLVGNRIQVSRETEYGGNANRGLASSWGRSSHTTPIVTTASTFATSSTGASSFSSWITGPSPEDSALKQELPRSSRSLQGNWLAYWQYEIGLNQQDSHFHFHQIRLQSFLGHSGNIKCLAPLAGEDYFLSGSKDKTVKLWPLYNHGDGTQEVEPRLTYSEHRKSVFYVGQLETSQEVVSCDGTVHVWDQYTGKHIGLYEAVDGKIPITAITTMPAPHYSIVFGSADSVLRFIDPRKPGLQHEFRLAYSNVSAGLIRYLAVSPSGRTVAAGFSSGFIVLLDARTGLVLKGWPAHEGDILQMKAAEGNLVISSSTDYTLTVWKDLENKPLRQYKSQSDHIHAFDLYGSQIVTGTVANKIGVYSMADISLSPVSSTKLSSENFRGTLTSLAVLPTKRLLLLGSENGAIRLLA from the exons ATGGATTGGTTGACGCAAGCCGTTGAGAAAGACTTGGGAGTGGACCGACGGCAGTTGGGTCCCGGGCCTCGTTCTCGAGAGGTTGTAGCCCTCGTTCCTTTGCGCTGGGTGATGGGCCTCAGGGAGCGGAGGGTCGTACGCTGTGCCCGCTTTGAAAGCATCAGTGCAGCAGAAATTTGCACGTACCTGCGGTCTTCCCAAGCAAAGCTGCCTCCTGGCTGGACGAGAGTTTGCATTCAGGGTCTGAGAAAACGCAAGCTGAGTTACAGACTGATCAGGGACACGTGCCACCACCAAACGGAAATGCTGTCACAGGATTCGTACGTCAAAAGCATGCAGTGTGTGTCACAGCATAATGTCAg gaATCTGTGGCGGGAAGCTCATCACAAACTTGTGCAAACATATACAGGACCTAGTGAGCAAATGCATGTTGCAGCTGTACATGCAGTTCGTCATGCCTTAGAGAAGCTTTTCAATCTCACCTTCATCTCACCCGACAAAGTGTCACCATCCGTCTCTCCGGCcagagagaaagacaaagacagctTCTTGCCATCCGGTTCTTCTTATTTTTCCAAACCTCAATCAGACACTCTTTGTCCTAATGTCCTGCCAGCAGAATGTCTGCTGGAGACAGCAGAAATGTTGTATGTGATTCTGCCCTATACTCAGTATTCACTTCACGACATTGTGTCCTTCAGCCCAGCCAAGCTTGCAAACAGCCATGCCAAAGTGTTATTCATCATCTACCAGATCCTAATAGCTCTGCAGGCGTGTCACACAGCAGGGCTGTCTTGTGGAGAGTTATCTCTTCAGGATGTAGCGGTAGATGAGCAACTCTGCAGCCACCTCAAACTCAACCTTGCTCATTACGAGGACCTGGGGGCAGAAAAGGATGAGGTTAGTGATGTTTGCGCAAGACAAGAGCCAAAAAGTGCCCTgccaaaagaaattaaatgtgtGAGCCAAGAGAACAATAGCATCTGCAAAGATTGCTTTGATGAGCTGAAGACACTGGTGCTGGACTGGGTCCATGGACGAGTCAGTAACTTCCATTATTTGATGGAGCTGAACAGGTTAGCAGGACGACGAGAAGGAGACCCAAATTATCACCCGGTGCTGCCATGGGTTGTGGATTTTACTGTGCCATTTGGTAAATTCAGAGACCTCAGGAGGTCAAAGTTCAGGCTTAATAAGGGGGACAAGCAGCTGGACTTTACGTATGAGATGACTAAAGAAGCTTTGGCTGCTGCAGGGGGTAACGGGATGGGTGTAGGCAGTGTAGTTGGAGACCTCGGTGGGCTGGGGTCTGGAAGTCCTGGACAGTCTGAGCACCTTCATGTACCTCATCACATATCTGACGTGCTGTCAGACATCACCTACTATGTCTACAAAGCCCGACAGACGCCCAAATCAGTGTTGTGCAGTCACGTCAGATCCCAGTGGGAGCCTAATGAGTACCCAGCCACCATGGAGCGCATGCAGAGCTGGACTCCTGATGAGTGCATTCCAGAGTTCTACACAGATCCTTCTATTTTCCGCTCAATCCACCCAGACATGCCTGACCTGGATGTGCCTTCTTGGTGCAAGTCCTGTGAAGAGTTTATTGAGGTTCATCGGCGCCTTCTGGAGAGCAGAGAAGTGTCTCAGCATTTGCACCATTGGATAGACCTCACATTTGGCTATAAGCTATCTGGCAAAGAAGCTATTAAGGCCAAGAATGTGTGCCTCCATCTAGTGGACAATCACACTAACCTGACATCCTATGGTGTAGTTCAGTTGTTTGACCAGCCCCACCCACCCCGTTTATCTTCATCCCAGTACGCCCCAGCAGAACCTCCCCTTCTTGGTCTTGCTACTCTTAATGTGCCTTCTCTACACATTCCTCCAATGAGCACAGCGGCTGACACTGTGGATGGAATGGTACCAGAATCCACAGGGTGCGAGTCCACTACCTGGGCCACGGTAGATAGAGATGAAGAGCTTGAACAAGGCACAGAGGCTCTAGACTCATTAGCATCCTCTGGCTCGTCCACTTCTGTGTCTTGCTCTGTCCCACTGCCAACCATCAGTGCAGGCGGAGGAAAGATGGGTGGAGAGCACACACCACTTGTTGTATCACAGTCTCCCAGTTCATTCCCTGGTGATTTCACAAGTGGCATGGGTCCTAGTTTACGTAGTGCCGTGTTACAAAGAGGCGGAccaatgaacaaaaaacaaggagaaaatgTCTCTAGCACCAGTGCAGAGGAAATTAAGATCAttcttcctgaaggtttcagtCCATTACAACCTTTAGAAGAACTGGAGAAGCTGAATAATTTCTTGGTAAAGAGTCTCCATGCTGAAGTATGGCATCCTGCAACATCTAGAGGCCCCATGAGAGAGGGCTTGATAATTGACTCTCAAACATCTCTTACACAGCTTTATCAAAGAGACATGCAAGCTCTCGGTGTTCTAATCGGCGAGATATTTTATTCTGCCAAACTGAGAGGACTAAAACCAGAAACCCCCCTCAGAAAGCGTTTCCAAGCTGTCATGAAGTTATGCTCCACAAACCTCCGTGACGTGCCACTGTCCCTGCACCACGCTCTTCAGACGTTGTTGCTAATAGAGAAGCACTCTGGTGCAGCTCTCAGGAAAGTACAAGACTGCCCAGATCCCCTTCTTTTCAAATATGACCCCATCTGCGACGGTCTTCCTCCTCCAAACCCTCACCAGTTACTGAACTCCATTATCactccttttccttttccttcctaTTTTGCTGCACTTCATAATTTTATCTTTTCCTACCACTCCAACATGAGCACTGTGTGTAACCCTCAGGGAAGAGACATTGTCTTTCACCTGTGGCAGCAGCTTGAAGCCCTGTTGCGGAGTAATATCACTGCAGAGGGTCTTGAGATTCTCTTGCCCTTCATTCTTACACTCATGCTTGAGGAGACCACTGCTGTCTACGCAGCTTGGTACCTGTTTGAACCCATCTCTAGAGTACTGGGACCCAGGAATGCAAATAAGTACCTACTGAAACCACTCATCAATGTTTATGAAAACCCTCACTGCCTCAAAGGACGTTTCTATCTCTATACTGACTGTTTCATTCTTCAGCTGATAATGAGGCTTGGCCTGCAGGCCTTTCTCTCAAACTTACTCCCTCATGTGCTGCAGGTCATCACTGGCTTTGAAAGCTGCATCTCAGGCACTGGTGGCGAAACCTATAAAGGGCTGAGGACAGGCATGTGCAATCttggggaggaggaggatgaagatttTCAGTGTGGCAAGGTACAACCATCATCTGGGTCTGTTGCTGGCAGTATGGGGGGTAGCAGTGGGGTTGGCGGAGGCGTTGGACTGGGTGGAGACGCCGGAATGGTTGACTACTCTTCTGGTATTAGTCTCAGTGACCAAGTTTTTCTTTCGGAGGCAGAGGACTTTCAGAATGAGTTCTATGTGAACAGCGAAGCAGGAGTGTCTTCTGGGAAGCAGCACAGCCAGAACTCGGCATCCAAAGATCAAGACCAAGAGTCTTTTAGCGTGGGAAAACTAAGTGACAAAAGCAGCACAAGCGAGCTCTCTCTGGGTGATGACTCTGTGCGGGATCGAGCCAGTCTGAAGTCAGCCGACAGCAGCCAGGACCTGAAACATGCCAGTGAGGGAGAGGACGGAGGAGAGCTGGAGGAAGAAGAGGTAATTCACGACACTAAAGAGGGGACAGATCACCCAGCCGCCCTCAACTCACAGTTCACTGATTCAGGAGCCACAGTTGCAACTCTAGAAGGTGAGATACTGAATGGACTGACACTGGAAGAGACTGAGAATAGAACTGTGGAAGGACAAGAGGAGGACGATTGTCGTGATCCATCGGAGGAGTCTGaggaaaaagagcaaaagattCTTTTAG ACACCGTATGCAAAACTGTTCGCTGGCTTTCAGCAAAACTTGGACCAACAGTGACGTCTCGATATGTAGCCAGAAATTTGCTGCGGTTGCTCACAAACTGTTACATTG GACCTGAAAATCACCAGTTTGTGGCCGCTCCATCAGAGGAGAGCCATTTGGAGAGTATGGGAATGGGCAGTGTCTATGAGAAGAAACCTGTGGTTGGCGATCATACAGCAGGCCCTGTTTTGGACTGTCTCATCTACATAGCTCAACTTTATGGAGAGCCTGTTCTCACCTACCAGTACCTGCCTTATATCGGATATTTa GTGTCTCCGCCGTCTTCGCAGCGTCTAAACACACGTAAGGAAGCAAGTCTTCTCGGCGCTGTTGCTCTCACACAGAAGATCATCGTCTTTCTCTCAGATACCACTCTAATGGACATGCTGATGAAGATCAATCAGGATGTTCTCCTTCCACTTTTAGATCTTCTTACCACCCCACGAATGGG GTTTCCCAGTGGGGTGCAAACACGCACAGCTGTCTGTGTCAAAACCTTGAGCCTAATGGCCCTCATCTGTCTGCGCATCGGACGGGAGATGGTGCAACAGCACATGGCTGACACACTGCGTCGGTTCTTTGCCGTTTTCTCTGTGCTGCAGGCTCTGCAGTCTCAG CTGAATGATGCCCCTCAGAGAGTTGTTGGAGAAGTGACAGTGGTGGATGTTTGTACACCTGAAGAATCGAATGTAACATATGAGATGGGGGTCTTGGAGGAGTTGCAGACGGTGTTTAATCCTGAGATGGCTCATGCCTCCTATATCCCTTTCTACTGCCTTATAG GTGACACAGCTATTCGGAAAGTGGTTCCGAATCATGAACTGGTCTGGCATTTGGCCCAGTCCTACCATCAGAGTGTGAGTCAGGGGGGCCCAGAGACAAACCGCACCTCATCATCCAGGTTGGAGTCTCTTCCATCGTCTGGTTTTGACAGAAACTTGGTTTGTAGTCCATTTCCTTCTCCTTCAAGTAACGCCACAACACAGGGAGACTCCCTCCCCGAGTCAGGCACATTTGGAAGCCACCTGGTCGGAAACCGCATCCAAGTGTCCCGTGAGACTGAGTATGGTGGCAACGCCAACCGTGGCTTGGCTAGCTCTTGGGGGCGCTCCAGTCATACAACTCCCATAGTCACCACTGCCTCCACCTTTGCTACTTCTTCAACAGGTGcatcttctttttcctcctggATAACAGGCCCTTCTCCAGAGGACAGTGCCCTAAAGCAAGAGCTCCCTCGTAGTAGCCGCTCTCTACAGGGCAACTGGTTGGCCTACTGGCAGTATGAGATCGGTCTTAATCAACAAGATTCACATTTCCACTTTCACCAGATCAGATTGCAGAGTTTCTTGGGTCATTCGGGCAATATCAAGTGTTTGGCACCTCTGGCAGGAGAAGATTACTTCCTTTCTGGGAGTAAAGACAAGACTGTGAAGCTCTGGCCTCTTTATAATCACGGTGATGGGACGCAGGAGGTGGAGCCCAGGCTGACATATAGTGAACATCGCAAGTCAGTCTTCTACGTTGGACAGCTCGAAACTTCCCAGGAAGTTGTTAGCTGTGATGGAACTGTCCATGTGTGGGACCAATATACAG GCAAACACATTGGCTTGTATGAAGCCGTGGATGGGAAGATTCCAATTACAGCCATCACCACCATGCCAGCTCCACATTACAGCATTGTGTTTGGCAGTGCGGATTCTGTTCTCCGCTTCATTGATCCTCGAAAACCTGGATTGCAG CACGAGTTTCGTCTGGCATACAGCAATGTTAGCGCTGGGCTCATCCGCTACCTGGCGGTAAGTCCCTCAGGACGCACGGTGGCTGCAGGCTTCTCATCTGGATTCATTGTTCTGCTAGACGCACGCACAGGACTTGTACTTAAGGGCTGGCCAGCTCACGAAGGAGATATCCTCCAGATGAAg gctgcaGAGGGGAACCTGGTGATCAGCTCCTCCACTGACTACACACTGACTGTGTGGAAGGATCTCGAAAACAAGCCTCTTCGCCAGTACAAGTCACAGTCTGATCACATCCACGCCTTCGACCTTTACGGTTCGCAGATCGTAACCGGAACAGTAGCCAACAAGATCGGCGTGTACTCCATGGCCGATATCTCCCTGAGCCCCGTTAGCAGCACAAAGCTGAGCTCGGAGAACTTCCGCGGCACTCTGACCAGCCTAGCGGTGCTGCCCACGAAGCGGCTCTTGCTGCTGGGCTCTGAAAATGGCGCCATCAGGTTATTAGCTTAA